The following are encoded in a window of Legionella geestiana genomic DNA:
- a CDS encoding enoyl-CoA hydratase/isomerase family protein produces the protein MSDDILFEEAGTVGVVTLNRPAALNALTLPMVCALKHQLHLWNEDARVRSIVLKATPSKAFCAGGDVRWLYDNGRVHPEKVMAFFENEYAMNLSIATLKKPFVALMDGMTMGGGVGVSLHGQFPVATERFVFAMPETSIGFFPDIGASHLLNRLPGELGMYLALTGDRLDAGRAHEVGLVYACVPSSQLQEVQTAILQEDTSPEVILAPWHTPVYSPWPERAIIDQCFAAGSVEGILERLASCDAPFAQRTQETLRAKSPLALKVTFAHLKRTRGLSLADCLKEDYQLAGHFMRSQDFYEGVRALLVDKDKNPRWQPAGIDAVTSEMVEAFFDGIIFTRLR, from the coding sequence GTGAGTGACGATATTCTTTTTGAAGAAGCGGGAACGGTGGGGGTGGTGACATTAAACCGCCCTGCGGCTTTGAACGCGCTGACGCTGCCGATGGTGTGCGCGCTGAAGCACCAGCTTCACCTCTGGAACGAAGATGCGCGTGTGCGTTCCATCGTGCTCAAAGCCACTCCCTCCAAGGCGTTTTGTGCCGGGGGGGATGTACGCTGGCTGTACGACAACGGGCGCGTGCATCCCGAGAAAGTAATGGCGTTTTTCGAAAACGAATACGCAATGAATTTGAGCATTGCCACGCTCAAAAAACCCTTTGTGGCACTGATGGATGGCATGACCATGGGGGGCGGGGTCGGTGTGTCGCTGCATGGTCAGTTCCCGGTTGCAACTGAGCGTTTCGTGTTTGCGATGCCAGAAACCAGTATTGGGTTTTTTCCTGATATTGGCGCCTCTCATCTTTTAAATCGCCTGCCAGGCGAGCTTGGCATGTATCTCGCGTTAACCGGAGACCGGCTGGATGCCGGGCGTGCACATGAGGTAGGGCTTGTCTATGCGTGTGTGCCGTCTTCTCAACTTCAGGAAGTGCAGACGGCCATCCTTCAGGAGGATACTTCACCGGAGGTTATTCTTGCGCCGTGGCACACTCCGGTTTACAGCCCCTGGCCTGAGCGCGCCATCATTGACCAGTGTTTTGCCGCCGGGAGCGTTGAGGGTATTTTGGAGCGACTCGCGTCTTGTGATGCGCCTTTCGCACAACGCACGCAAGAAACCCTGCGTGCTAAATCGCCCTTGGCGCTTAAGGTCACATTCGCGCATTTAAAGCGTACGCGCGGACTGTCGCTGGCCGATTGTCTGAAAGAGGATTACCAACTCGCCGGGCATTTTATGCGTTCACAGGATTTCTACGAAGGTGTGCGCGCACTGCTTGTAGACAAAGATAAAAACCCGCGCTGGCAACCGGCGGGTATCGATGCTGTAACGAGCGAAATGGTCGAGGCGTTTTTTGACGGCATCATTTTCACACGTCTGAGGTAA
- a CDS encoding enoyl-CoA hydratase/isomerase family protein, which translates to MDWILDSLDADGILTLTINRPEKLNALATEVLVALAVQFERARTDSRVKGILITGAGKAFSAGADITRLAECDAQSGYAFALSGQRVFRALETLAKPSIAAVNGFAFGGGCELMLAATLRIASTAARFGQPEVKLGVIPGFGGTQRLARVVGKGRALDLCLTGRFIDAETALAFGLVSEVVEPEALLARAREILQGILAMAPLAVAGVMEVIDHGYDLSLDDALHLEAIHFAKTCASHDKQEGVSAFLEKRPAVFTGK; encoded by the coding sequence ATGGACTGGATTCTTGATTCCCTCGATGCCGATGGCATTCTGACACTGACGATAAACCGTCCTGAGAAGTTGAATGCGCTTGCTACTGAAGTGCTGGTTGCACTCGCTGTGCAATTTGAACGCGCGCGAACGGACTCGCGGGTAAAAGGGATTCTCATAACCGGTGCCGGGAAGGCATTTTCTGCCGGTGCTGATATTACGCGGCTTGCAGAATGTGATGCTCAAAGTGGCTATGCCTTTGCACTGTCGGGCCAGCGCGTGTTTCGTGCGCTCGAAACACTGGCCAAACCCTCGATTGCCGCAGTTAACGGATTTGCTTTTGGCGGTGGGTGTGAGCTGATGCTGGCAGCAACGCTGCGCATTGCGAGTACTGCGGCACGCTTTGGGCAGCCGGAAGTCAAGCTTGGGGTGATTCCAGGTTTTGGCGGTACGCAGCGTCTTGCGCGGGTAGTGGGGAAGGGGCGTGCGCTTGACCTGTGCCTGACCGGGCGTTTTATTGATGCAGAAACGGCATTGGCTTTTGGTCTTGTCAGTGAGGTTGTGGAGCCAGAAGCGCTGCTCGCGCGTGCGAGAGAAATTCTGCAGGGAATTCTTGCGATGGCGCCACTTGCCGTTGCCGGCGTGATGGAAGTTATTGATCACGGCTATGACCTGTCGCTGGACGATGCCCTTCACCTTGAAGCCATTCATTTTGCCAAAACCTGCGCAAGCCACGACAAACAGGAAGGGGTTTCGGCGTTTCTTGAAAAACGGCCAGCGGTTTTCACGGGGAAATAA
- a CDS encoding acyl-CoA dehydrogenase family protein: protein MDFQLSDEQKAIKAMAGEFAREQLAPNAEAWDSESYFPRDVLQAAARLGMGGIFAGEDVGGSALSRLDAALIFEQLAAGCISTSAFLSIHNMVTSLIDHHGSAAQRAHFLPSLVSMDWMASFCLTEPDSGSDAASLKTRAERDGDFYVLNGAKSFISGGGVNEVYLCMVRTSEDKHHGISCVLVEKDTPGFSFGKQEKKMGWRSQPTSMLYFENCRIPVSNRIGEEGDGFRMALNDLNGGRINIAACSLGGALACLQMVRQYMQERHQFGKALKNLQALRFYYADMLTAFETARLMVYRAAEALDRKASDAPRLCAMAKRYATDTAFDISDKTLQIFGGYGYLRDYQVERIFRDLRVHRILEGTNEIMREIIAKSTLDVEFALE, encoded by the coding sequence ATGGATTTTCAACTCAGTGACGAACAGAAAGCCATTAAGGCAATGGCCGGTGAATTTGCGCGGGAACAGCTTGCGCCAAATGCCGAAGCCTGGGACAGTGAATCCTATTTTCCGCGGGATGTGCTGCAGGCGGCGGCGCGTCTTGGCATGGGCGGAATTTTCGCCGGAGAAGACGTTGGAGGGAGCGCGCTCTCGCGTCTGGATGCGGCACTGATTTTTGAACAGCTTGCCGCGGGATGTATCAGTACCAGCGCATTTTTGTCCATACACAATATGGTTACTTCGCTGATTGACCACCACGGCTCAGCTGCGCAGCGCGCGCATTTTTTGCCGAGTCTTGTCAGCATGGACTGGATGGCAAGCTTCTGCCTCACTGAACCTGACTCAGGCTCTGATGCTGCCTCCCTGAAAACCCGGGCAGAGCGCGATGGGGATTTTTACGTATTAAACGGCGCGAAATCCTTTATTTCAGGGGGAGGTGTGAATGAGGTCTATCTTTGCATGGTGCGCACCAGCGAAGACAAGCATCACGGTATCAGCTGCGTCCTTGTTGAGAAGGACACGCCCGGTTTTTCTTTCGGCAAGCAGGAGAAAAAGATGGGATGGCGCAGCCAGCCCACGAGCATGCTGTATTTTGAAAACTGCCGTATCCCGGTCAGTAACCGCATTGGCGAAGAGGGCGATGGGTTTCGCATGGCGCTTAATGACCTGAACGGCGGGCGCATTAACATCGCTGCCTGTTCACTGGGAGGGGCGCTCGCGTGTCTCCAAATGGTGCGTCAATACATGCAGGAGCGTCATCAGTTTGGTAAGGCGCTGAAAAATCTGCAGGCGCTGCGTTTTTATTATGCCGATATGCTGACCGCTTTTGAAACAGCGCGTCTTATGGTCTACCGTGCCGCTGAAGCCCTTGACAGGAAAGCCTCTGACGCCCCACGGCTGTGTGCCATGGCAAAGCGGTACGCGACTGATACGGCCTTTGACATCAGCGACAAAACCCTGCAGATTTTTGGCGGCTACGGCTATCTGCGGGATTACCAGGTGGAGCGGATATTCAGAGATTTACGCGTGCACCGAATACTTGAGGGCACTAACGAAATCATGCGCGAAATTATCGCCAAATCAACCCTTGATGTCGAGTTTGCACTCGAGTAG
- the recQ gene encoding DNA helicase RecQ produces the protein MENHALDASLSESALKLLKRHWGFDAFRSHQKPVIEEVIAGRDVLVLMPTGGGKSLCYQLPALVRQGVGIVVSPLIALMEDQVSALKALGIRAECYNSSQNSDDARSVLARLHAGTLDLLYIAPERLLSPGFIERLHECPIALFAIDEAHCVSQWGHDFRPEYAELGALKREFPTVPMIALTATADRQTQRDITERLNFSPTFYVASFNRPNIHYQVVSKHQPLRQIEAFLKEHPDEPGIIYCSTRSTVERLSEALIARNFRARAYHAGLPHDERREVQHLFRHDKIDLVIATIAFGMGIDKPNVRFVIHHDIPKTIEGYYQETGRAGRDGLPSKALLLYDPADSAKLRAFIAGIASLQVQRIESAKLGHMLAFAEASHCRRQILLRYFDEEAPEPCGHCDVCDHPPEKVDATVDAQKFLSCVYRLGQRYGMGYTIAVLRGSQSEKIEAAGHHVLSTYGIGKDKPEHWWRQLAWQLIHEEYCEQDINQYNILRLKKKAGLLLKGQATLMLAVRKELPKADRKNAREKPAQASSPLFEALRALRRRIAEEESKPPFMVFSDASLFDMIALKPRTLGAFLQVSGVGQSKLERYGARFIECIACNEEA, from the coding sequence ATGGAAAATCATGCGCTTGATGCGTCTCTGAGTGAAAGTGCCCTTAAGCTGCTCAAACGCCATTGGGGCTTTGATGCGTTTCGCAGCCATCAAAAACCGGTGATTGAAGAGGTTATAGCCGGAAGAGATGTGCTGGTATTAATGCCTACCGGGGGAGGAAAGTCGCTCTGTTATCAGCTTCCCGCTCTCGTGCGTCAGGGTGTTGGCATTGTGGTGTCGCCCCTGATTGCGCTCATGGAAGACCAGGTGAGCGCACTTAAAGCACTTGGAATACGGGCTGAGTGCTATAACTCATCACAAAACAGTGATGATGCACGCAGCGTTCTTGCGCGCCTTCACGCCGGAACCCTTGATCTTCTGTATATCGCGCCGGAGCGCCTGCTCAGTCCGGGATTTATCGAGCGGCTGCACGAGTGCCCTATTGCGCTTTTTGCCATCGATGAAGCGCATTGCGTTTCACAATGGGGGCATGATTTTCGCCCGGAATACGCAGAGCTTGGCGCCTTAAAACGCGAATTCCCAACAGTTCCCATGATTGCGCTGACGGCAACTGCTGACCGTCAAACCCAGCGCGACATTACAGAGCGCCTTAATTTTTCGCCGACCTTCTATGTCGCATCGTTTAATCGCCCAAACATTCACTATCAGGTGGTCAGCAAACACCAGCCGCTGCGCCAGATTGAGGCCTTTCTCAAAGAGCATCCTGATGAGCCCGGCATCATTTACTGCAGCACGCGCTCAACAGTCGAACGCCTGTCAGAGGCGCTTATCGCCCGAAATTTCCGTGCACGCGCCTATCATGCCGGCCTGCCACATGATGAGCGTCGTGAAGTACAGCACCTTTTTCGCCATGACAAGATTGATTTGGTCATCGCCACGATTGCATTTGGCATGGGCATCGATAAACCCAATGTGCGCTTTGTCATTCACCATGATATCCCTAAAACCATCGAGGGGTATTATCAGGAAACCGGGCGCGCCGGACGTGACGGATTGCCCTCAAAAGCATTGTTACTGTATGATCCGGCAGACAGCGCCAAACTGCGGGCATTCATAGCCGGCATTGCCAGCCTGCAGGTACAACGCATAGAGAGCGCAAAACTCGGGCACATGCTTGCTTTTGCCGAAGCCTCACACTGCCGCCGCCAGATTCTTCTGCGTTATTTTGATGAAGAGGCGCCAGAGCCATGCGGACACTGCGATGTCTGTGACCATCCTCCAGAAAAAGTCGATGCCACAGTAGACGCGCAAAAGTTTCTCTCCTGCGTGTATCGCCTTGGTCAGCGCTACGGGATGGGATACACCATTGCCGTACTGCGCGGCAGTCAGTCTGAGAAGATTGAAGCCGCGGGCCACCATGTGCTCAGTACCTATGGCATCGGTAAAGACAAACCGGAACACTGGTGGCGCCAGCTTGCATGGCAGCTTATTCACGAAGAATATTGTGAGCAGGACATCAACCAGTACAACATTTTGCGCCTCAAAAAAAAGGCGGGGCTGCTCCTGAAGGGACAGGCCACTCTGATGCTTGCCGTGCGCAAGGAACTGCCAAAAGCAGACAGAAAAAACGCCAGAGAAAAGCCAGCACAGGCCTCGAGCCCGCTTTTTGAGGCACTGCGCGCATTACGCCGCCGCATTGCCGAAGAAGAGTCAAAGCCCCCTTTTATGGTCTTCAGCGATGCCTCTCTCTTTGACATGATTGCCCTTAAACCCCGAACGCTCGGGGCATTTCTGCAGGTTTCAGGAGTTGGCCAGAGCAAGCTGGAACGGTATGGCGCCCGGTTTATAGAGTGTATCGCGTGTAACGAAGAGGCGTGA
- a CDS encoding OmpP1/FadL family transporter — translation MRRPVFSGMLSVLTLPAFANAIQLFTGLNYANPAELFKVQESEFIIGSVGQNLNMKFRGNSINFNTFRYDEGRATTNQTDALPYGRFARRINQKLVLGVDVTEPYFSNLRWGNNSILRYITTQTVLRDVDISPRASVALSQSLFVGAGLNINLLRNNEINFAVPTGPLSYANLINKSSATKTGFNLGAYYVVNPTNFVGVSYFSPIKMNTTGPSILNGTNVFNNDYSSPLPLPATGVLSFTHFFSKTWLANLQMFYSDWSPLKTVDLINTAVGSDFIFQSKYRGSYAFIGVVRHQYTEKLGLSLIGVMDTNPVPSTLRSPALPSDNQYALAISSDYALTKQATLQFIYGHGVAKPRINLSAPTPAGERLQLTTGHINVNANVIDLRVKIAV, via the coding sequence ATGCGCCGTCCAGTCTTTTCAGGGATGTTATCGGTATTAACGCTTCCCGCCTTTGCCAATGCCATACAGCTTTTTACCGGGCTTAACTATGCTAATCCTGCCGAACTTTTTAAAGTACAGGAGAGTGAGTTTATTATTGGGTCTGTTGGCCAGAACCTCAATATGAAGTTTCGTGGAAACTCCATTAACTTTAACACGTTTCGCTACGATGAGGGACGCGCCACCACCAATCAGACCGATGCACTCCCGTATGGCCGCTTTGCACGCCGCATCAACCAGAAACTGGTTCTTGGAGTGGATGTAACCGAACCATATTTTTCAAACCTTCGCTGGGGGAATAACTCTATCCTGCGCTACATTACCACACAGACTGTTCTCAGGGATGTCGATATCAGTCCGAGAGCGTCGGTGGCTTTAAGCCAGAGCCTCTTTGTCGGTGCGGGTCTTAATATCAATTTGCTCCGTAACAACGAAATCAATTTTGCAGTTCCCACCGGACCGCTGTCATATGCCAACCTGATTAACAAATCCTCCGCTACCAAAACAGGTTTTAATCTGGGGGCGTATTATGTGGTTAACCCCACTAATTTTGTGGGAGTCAGTTATTTTTCCCCCATTAAAATGAACACCACCGGCCCGAGTATTCTCAATGGAACCAATGTCTTTAACAATGATTATTCTTCGCCGCTGCCACTGCCTGCAACTGGTGTGCTGAGTTTTACCCATTTCTTCTCTAAAACATGGCTTGCCAATCTGCAGATGTTCTACTCTGACTGGAGCCCGCTGAAAACTGTGGATTTAATCAATACGGCAGTTGGCAGCGACTTCATTTTTCAGTCAAAATACCGTGGATCGTATGCGTTTATCGGTGTGGTGCGTCATCAATATACCGAAAAGCTTGGTTTGTCGCTGATTGGCGTAATGGACACCAACCCGGTCCCGTCTACGCTTCGAAGCCCCGCATTGCCGTCTGATAACCAGTACGCACTTGCCATTTCTTCCGACTATGCGCTGACAAAGCAGGCAACGCTTCAGTTTATCTACGGGCATGGCGTTGCGAAGCCGCGCATTAACCTCAGCGCGCCCACGCCCGCCGGTGAGCGCCTGCAGCTGACGACGGGGCACATTAACGTCAATGCCAATGTGATAGATTTACGCGTGAAGATTGCTGTTTAG
- the fabD gene encoding ACP S-malonyltransferase — MTVCVFPGQGSQWVGMGRELFEHFKAPVREASLILGYDIQTLCLEDPEHLLDNTRYTQPALFVINALAWRQWRESFHGSISFLAGHSLGEYNALHIAGVFDFATGLRIVQKRAELSATVNNGSMAAVIGLGEHEIQRVLVLSGFKNLYIANYNSPSQFVIAGDSNALMRATPLFLEAGAKRFIPLKVNGAFHTPLVREASEAFAEFLQDFSFNPPKIPVIANLNAMPYPAHTIAGYLACHMMQPVRWTQSIEHLLIAGEQDFVECGARKVLTPLINAIKKGPSMLPS, encoded by the coding sequence ATGACGGTGTGTGTGTTCCCAGGGCAGGGGTCTCAGTGGGTGGGCATGGGGAGAGAGCTTTTCGAGCACTTTAAAGCACCTGTACGTGAAGCAAGCCTCATCCTTGGTTATGATATTCAGACACTCTGCCTCGAAGACCCCGAACACCTTCTTGATAATACACGCTACACTCAACCTGCACTCTTTGTAATTAATGCCCTTGCATGGCGGCAGTGGCGTGAATCCTTTCATGGTTCGATAAGCTTTCTCGCAGGCCACAGTCTTGGTGAATATAATGCGCTCCATATCGCCGGGGTGTTTGATTTTGCAACCGGGCTTCGGATTGTGCAAAAGCGTGCGGAGCTTTCAGCAACCGTTAACAATGGGAGCATGGCCGCAGTTATTGGGCTCGGAGAGCATGAGATTCAGCGGGTGCTTGTGCTGTCAGGATTTAAAAACCTCTACATTGCCAACTATAACAGCCCTTCACAGTTTGTGATTGCTGGCGACAGCAATGCACTGATGCGGGCTACGCCTTTGTTTCTGGAAGCCGGAGCAAAACGTTTTATTCCGTTGAAGGTTAATGGCGCTTTTCATACCCCGCTTGTGCGAGAGGCAAGTGAAGCCTTTGCGGAGTTTCTTCAAGATTTCTCGTTTAACCCACCCAAAATACCCGTTATCGCGAACCTGAATGCCATGCCCTATCCAGCCCACACAATTGCGGGTTACCTTGCGTGTCATATGATGCAACCGGTACGATGGACACAGAGTATTGAGCATCTCCTGATAGCTGGCGAGCAGGATTTTGTAGAGTGTGGCGCCAGAAAAGTACTGACTCCACTTATCAATGCCATTAAAAAAGGCCCTTCGATGCTGCCGTCATAA
- a CDS encoding GCG_CRPN prefix-to-repeats domain-containing protein, with amino-acid sequence MPLIAGAVLVIAMMWAPLTHAAQGCGHGYHMTAYGRCVPNSPGPWARAIPGRPDCWLNRWGAVRCWR; translated from the coding sequence ATGCCGCTGATCGCAGGAGCCGTGCTGGTGATTGCGATGATGTGGGCACCACTGACACACGCCGCCCAGGGGTGCGGTCATGGATATCACATGACAGCCTATGGACGCTGTGTACCCAACAGCCCTGGCCCATGGGCGCGCGCCATTCCCGGGCGCCCGGATTGCTGGTTGAACCGGTGGGGAGCCGTGCGATGCTGGCGCTGA
- a CDS encoding multidrug transporter, which produces MHNKRYRDAGTGQYVSESYAMRHPGTTVCETLKRHMQPSNKKQRRK; this is translated from the coding sequence ATGCACAATAAACGCTACAGGGATGCGGGTACCGGGCAGTATGTTTCTGAATCCTATGCAATGAGGCATCCGGGTACAACGGTCTGTGAAACCCTGAAACGCCATATGCAGCCCTCAAATAAAAAACAGCGGCGCAAATAA
- a CDS encoding transporter substrate-binding domain-containing protein encodes MKHAWKRFISLWVACLCASTMAHADLKVGVMFFDPPLVMSANQGFHVDLANKICQGLQEKCVIVPMVWEELFTALDNGKIDLIMGVFPTPERVQKYLFSIPYLPSNGRIIVLSRLAIDRVTQLKGQEVGILREETGAGVFAEYVQAAFPGLFQVIKYKDIETLLESLADDTVQAALLHETAVNYWVANSRGIFSMLGNPFPLGGGYSIMTLPNSQALITRIDAQIRLLKSNGVFDKLYSTYFGGFPGDGSPKT; translated from the coding sequence ATGAAGCATGCATGGAAGCGGTTTATTTCTTTGTGGGTTGCCTGTTTGTGCGCTTCCACCATGGCGCATGCCGATTTAAAAGTAGGGGTCATGTTTTTCGACCCGCCGCTGGTGATGTCTGCCAATCAGGGTTTTCATGTTGATTTAGCCAATAAAATCTGTCAGGGATTGCAGGAAAAGTGCGTTATTGTTCCCATGGTATGGGAAGAGCTTTTTACAGCCCTTGATAACGGCAAGATAGATCTTATCATGGGCGTTTTTCCAACGCCTGAGCGCGTGCAGAAATACCTCTTTAGCATACCCTATCTCCCCAGTAATGGCCGTATCATTGTGCTCTCTCGACTGGCGATTGACCGCGTTACACAGTTAAAAGGGCAAGAGGTCGGAATCCTTCGGGAGGAGACGGGGGCTGGTGTGTTTGCAGAATATGTTCAGGCGGCATTTCCCGGTCTTTTTCAGGTGATAAAGTATAAAGACATTGAAACGCTGCTCGAATCACTGGCAGATGATACGGTTCAGGCGGCGCTGCTGCACGAGACGGCAGTTAATTACTGGGTTGCCAATTCTCGAGGCATTTTCAGCATGCTTGGAAACCCGTTCCCCCTTGGCGGTGGCTACTCCATCATGACCCTGCCCAATAGTCAGGCCCTGATTACCCGTATTGATGCACAAATTCGCCTGTTAAAATCAAACGGTGTTTTTGACAAACTCTACAGTACCTACTTTGGTGGTTTCCCAGGCGACGGGAGCCCAAAAACCTGA
- a CDS encoding GIY-YIG nuclease family protein — MLVLAVIFFDLRIKRMYYVYFLELSNNNIYVGFSSNLKQRFKAHNDGRVPSTASFLPVKLKSYVAVETKEKAMALEKYFKSGSGKAVALKRFL; from the coding sequence ATGCTGGTTTTGGCGGTAATTTTCTTCGATCTTCGAATAAAACGAATGTACTACGTTTATTTTCTAGAACTATCCAATAATAACATCTACGTCGGTTTTAGCAGTAATCTAAAGCAACGATTTAAAGCGCATAATGATGGTAGAGTGCCTTCTACAGCAAGCTTTTTGCCTGTAAAGCTGAAAAGTTATGTGGCTGTTGAAACCAAAGAAAAGGCAATGGCTTTAGAAAAATACTTCAAAAGTGGTTCTGGAAAAGCGGTGGCGCTAAAACGCTTCTTGTAA
- a CDS encoding SDR family NAD(P)-dependent oxidoreductase, which translates to MARYLVIAAGSAIGQAVSTLLREQGDTVLTTARDSQKINPDFLLDATQFDAVSQVFRDAGELDGVVNCAGSLLLKSAHITSAEEFQAVIAASLTTSFATVRAAGQHMRKGGSVVLISSAAALTGLANHEAIAAAKAGVIGLSQSAAATYAPMRLRVNVVAPGMVESPLTASILSNELAHTASKAMHALGRIGTPLDIARAVQFFLHPDNDWITGQVLAVDGGLSRVRPKMKF; encoded by the coding sequence ATGGCGCGTTATCTCGTTATTGCGGCAGGCAGTGCAATTGGTCAGGCAGTAAGCACACTTTTGCGTGAGCAGGGAGATACAGTTTTGACTACAGCGCGGGACAGTCAAAAAATCAACCCTGATTTTTTGCTGGATGCGACTCAGTTTGACGCGGTGTCTCAGGTGTTTCGTGATGCGGGTGAGCTTGATGGTGTAGTCAATTGCGCCGGCTCGCTTCTTTTAAAAAGTGCGCACATCACATCGGCCGAGGAATTTCAGGCGGTGATTGCGGCATCGTTAACAACCTCCTTTGCAACCGTACGTGCAGCGGGACAGCACATGCGAAAGGGCGGTTCTGTGGTGCTGATTTCATCCGCCGCAGCCCTTACAGGGCTTGCCAATCATGAAGCCATAGCCGCTGCGAAAGCGGGGGTGATTGGCCTTTCTCAATCGGCTGCCGCAACCTATGCACCAATGCGTCTTAGAGTGAACGTTGTTGCACCCGGCATGGTGGAAAGCCCGCTTACAGCATCAATTTTAAGCAACGAACTGGCGCATACGGCCTCCAAAGCCATGCACGCCCTCGGGCGCATTGGTACACCCCTTGATATTGCCCGGGCCGTTCAGTTTTTCCTGCATCCTGATAATGACTGGATAACCGGACAAGTGCTGGCTGTAGACGGTGGATTAAGCCGTGTTCGGCCCAAGATGAAGTTTTAA
- a CDS encoding DUF2878 domain-containing protein, protein MKTYYIKLLHGASWYLAWFACIHFAAKGDAWTGTGITLCLIALQMLLQAHNRLPWRDALFFTVALSLLGTVTDTLWQYAGLVQFHANPFHAPVSPPWMTALWLSFGVNIILIYRNWLTHYLLWGSIVFPSMIFAYWLGVRVGAATVTTNPLYFYTALGTTWALLLPLCLFVFNHLQRKTQP, encoded by the coding sequence ATGAAAACGTACTACATTAAATTGCTGCACGGAGCATCCTGGTACCTGGCATGGTTTGCCTGTATCCACTTTGCTGCAAAGGGTGATGCATGGACGGGAACAGGCATCACGCTCTGCCTCATTGCCCTGCAGATGCTCCTGCAGGCGCATAACAGGCTTCCATGGCGCGACGCGCTGTTCTTTACCGTGGCCTTGAGCCTTCTTGGTACGGTTACTGACACGCTGTGGCAGTATGCGGGCCTCGTGCAGTTTCATGCCAATCCCTTTCATGCGCCCGTTTCCCCTCCATGGATGACGGCTTTATGGCTGAGTTTTGGCGTAAATATCATCCTAATCTATCGTAACTGGCTGACACACTATCTGCTCTGGGGGAGCATTGTTTTTCCCTCGATGATCTTTGCCTACTGGCTTGGCGTAAGGGTTGGAGCTGCGACAGTAACCACAAATCCCCTCTATTTTTACACGGCTCTCGGCACGACATGGGCCTTACTCCTGCCGCTTTGCCTCTTTGTCTTTAATCACCTGCAGAGGAAAACTCAACCATGA
- a CDS encoding DUF1295 domain-containing protein — MIVSLVLIALFLHMCLFWVWYRRTNNPSVVDVGWASGLTLAGLLYLLNGTLSWRSIVLGVALLLWGVRLGGYLWWTRIRRKKVDKRYLALSDNWKISKPLGFFLNFQLQGALIFVISLPWYFTASASVFSIIDAMGIALFLTALLLETTADRQLQDFKKKFPGEVCNQKLWRYSRHPNYFSDWLVWCAFTLFALSAPYGWIAIVSPVMLYLIMTRITAPMTEAGSLASRGEHYRRYQQTTSMFFPRRPR; from the coding sequence ATGATAGTTAGCCTGGTCCTCATTGCCCTTTTCCTGCACATGTGCCTTTTCTGGGTGTGGTATCGGCGCACCAATAATCCCTCGGTTGTAGATGTCGGCTGGGCGAGCGGTCTGACGCTCGCGGGGCTTTTGTATCTCTTGAATGGTACACTTTCGTGGCGCTCGATTGTTTTAGGTGTCGCCCTCCTCCTCTGGGGAGTAAGGCTTGGAGGCTATCTCTGGTGGACACGCATCAGACGCAAAAAAGTGGATAAACGCTATCTGGCACTAAGTGATAACTGGAAAATTTCAAAACCTCTCGGGTTCTTTTTGAACTTCCAGCTGCAGGGAGCGTTGATTTTTGTGATTTCCCTGCCATGGTATTTTACAGCCTCTGCCAGCGTGTTCAGCATTATCGATGCAATGGGAATCGCACTTTTTTTAACCGCCCTTCTCCTTGAAACTACAGCTGACCGTCAGCTTCAGGACTTTAAAAAGAAATTCCCGGGCGAAGTCTGCAACCAAAAACTCTGGCGCTACAGCAGACACCCAAATTACTTTTCGGATTGGCTTGTGTGGTGTGCGTTTACACTTTTTGCGCTGAGCGCGCCTTATGGCTGGATAGCAATTGTCTCGCCGGTTATGCTCTATCTCATCATGACGCGCATCACAGCCCCCATGACAGAAGCGGGGTCTTTAGCCTCAAGGGGCGAGCATTATCGGCGGTATCAGCAGACTACATCCATGTTTTTCCCAAGACGCCCTCGATAA